ACGGCCTCACCCACCTGGGCGCCACCAGCCTCGTCATGGGCCTGGTCGAGGCCGGCCGCATCCGCCTGGTCGCCGAGGGACCCTCGGACAGCTTCGTGCCCGGCACCCGCATCACCCGGATCGACGAGCCCTACCCGATGAGCGAGGCCGTACGGACCCTCGCCCCCTGCTTCATCGAGTCGCCGGAGGAGTTCGCCGAGCGCTACCCGATCCTCTGGCCGCACATCACCGGCCTGAACATCACGTCCGCCGCCTATCTGCCGCTCATCGTCCAGGCGCAGCCGATCGGCGCGATGGGCCTGCTCTACAGCGACCGGCACGGCTTCACCCCCGAGGAGCGCAACATCCTCGTCGCCCTCGGCAGCAGCATCGCGCAGAGCCTCCAGCGGGCCATGTTCTACGAGCAGGAGATGGACCTCGCGCAGGGCCTGCAGCAGGCCATGCTGCCCCGGACCATTCCGAGCGTGCCCGGGGCCGACATCGCCGTCCGCTACCGCGCCGCCACCATCGGCGGCTCCCTCGGCCGTGACATCGGCGGCGACTGGTACGACCTGATCCCGCTGCCCGGCGGCCGGGTCGGCGCCGTCATCGGTGACGTCCAGGGCCACGACACGCACGCGGCCGCCGTCATGGGCCAGTTGCGCATCGTGCTGCGCGCCTACGCCGCCGAAGGGCACACCCCGGCGACCGTGATGGCCCGCGCCTCCGTCTTCCTGCACGAACTCGACACCGACCGCTCCGCGACCTGCCTCTACGCGGAGGCCGACCTGTCCACCGGCGTGCTCCAGATGGTCCGGGCGGGCCATATCGATCCGCTCGTACGGCAGACCGACGGCTCCTGCCGCCGCGTCACCGTCCCGGGCGGTCTGCCGCTCGGCCTGTCCGCCGAGTTCGGCCGCCTCGACTACCCGGTGGGCACCGTGGAACTGGACCCGGGCGAGACCCTGCTGCTGTGCACCGACGGCCTGGTGGAGCAGCCCGGCGCCGACCTCGACGACGGCATGCGCACCCTCACGGCGCTCGTCGCCACCGGTCCCGACGACGTACGGGACCTCGCCGACCGGCTCATCGACGTGGCCGCCGAACGCGGTGGCGACGACGACGTGGCGCTGCTCCTGCTGCGCCGGCGCGGCCCGGACGGCCCGCAGTCCGGCCGCCGGCTCCAGCGACACGTCGCCCCCGGCGATCCGGCGGCCCTGTCCGAGGCCCGGCACATGATCCACACCACGGTGGGCGTCTGGGGAGCCCGGGACCGCGCCGACGAGATCGAACTGGTCGCCGACGAGCTGATCACCAACGCCCTGCTGCACACCGAGGGCTCCGCGATCGTCACCCTGCGGGCCCTCAGCGGCTCCGAGCGCCGGCTGCGCGTCGAGGTCGAGGACTCCTCCAGCGCCCTGCCGCGCCGCCGCGAGGCGGGCGAGTCGGGCGTCTCCGGGCGGGGCCTGCTGCTGGTCGAGCTGCTCACCGACGTGTGGGGCGTGGAGGCACGCGGCGGCGGCAAGGCCGTGTGGTGCGAGTTCGTGGTGCCCGACCTCGACTGACCTCACGTGGCACTCTGGATTCATGCCGGAACTCCCCGAGGTCGAGGCGCTCAAGGACTTCCTCGCCGAGCACCTCGTCGGCCACGAGATCGTGCGGGTGCTGCCCGTCGCGATCAGCGTCCTGAAGACGTACGACCCGCCCCTGTCCGCTCTGGAGGGCCACGAGGTCGTCGCCGTACGCCGGTACGGCAAGTTCCTCGACGTCGGGACCGCGGACGGTCCGCACTTCGTGACGCACCTGGCCCGCGCCGGCTGGCTGCACTGGAAGGACCGCCTCCCCGACGGCCCGCCCCGCCCCGGCAAGGGCCCCCTCGCCCTGCGCGTGGCCCTGGAGACCGGCGCCGGCTTCGACCTGACCGAGGCCGGCACCCAGAAGCGGCTCGCGGTGTACGTCGTGGCCGACCCGCAGGAGGTCCCGGGCGTCGCCCGGCTCGGCCCGGACCCCCTGGCCGACGACTTCGACCAGGCCCGCCTCGCGGAGCTCCTGGCCGGTGAACGGCGGCAGCTCAAGGGCGCGTTGCGCGACCAGAGCCTGATCGCCGGGGTGGGCAACGCCTACAGCGACGAGATCCTGCACGCGGCGAAGATGTCGCCCTTCAAACTGGCCGCGTCCCTGACCGAGGAGGAGACCGGGCGGCTGTACGCGGCCCTGCGCGACACGCTCACCGAGGCCGTCGAACGCTCCCGGGGCGTGGCGGCCGGCCGGCTGAAGGCGGAGAAGAAGAGCGGCCTGCGCGTGCACGGCCGCACCGGCGAGCCCTGCCCGGTGTGCGGCGACACCGTGCGGGAGGTGTCCTTCAGCGACTCCTCGCTCCAGTACTGCCCGACCTGCCAGACCGGCGGCAGACCACTGGCGGACCGCAGGATGTCCCGGCTGCTGAAGTGACCGTCCCCGCCCTCACCGGGGCGGGCCCCGACCACTCGGACACGAGGTGGGTCGCGTCGTCCCGCAGCCGGCTGGTGGACGAGTCCAGGATGGAGTGGATGAGGCGCCGCAGCGTCTCGGGCGCCAGCTCGCCCGCCGCAGTCGCCCGGATGATGTAGTCGCCGAACCACTCCAGCCCGAACTCCGCGCCGTCGGCCCCCTGGCCTCGGTGACCCCGTCGGTGTACATCAGCACCCGGTCGCCCGGCTTCAGCCCGACTCGGACTCCTCCACCCGCGGGGACCGGGTGCGGTGGGTCCAGCCCGCGAGCGAGTCGTCGACGAGCAGGGGCGGGGCGACATCGGTGAGCGGGACGAGCCGGCGCTGCTGGAGGTCGGCGAGACAGACCACCGAGTGCTGGAGTCCCAGGGCCCTGGTGCAGCGGGCCGCCGCGGTGGTCAGGTCCAGCGCCGAGGTCTCCGGATCGGCGAGGAACTCCTCCAGGCGACCGTCGCCGGTCTCCGCCGTCGCCACCTCGTCTCCCCTCGCCGGGACCGCGGCACCCGGGACCTCCCGGGTGTGTCGTCCAGCAGTCTCACACCGGCGTGCGGGGAGCGCCCGGCGGCAGGGGCGGACGGATGGTCAGCGCGGCTGGAGCCTGACCAGGATCTCCCCGGCCGCCGAGCGGATCTCGTAGCGGGCGATCTCCGCCGGATGCATGGACGAGCTGGCCATCATCGTGTTGGGATGGGCGTCGTGGCCGGGCCCGTGCCAGCTGGTCGCTGTCTCCTCCGTGCCGTCGAGGCCGATGATCACCAGGTGGCAGGCGCGGGGGCCCGACGCGTCCTTCACCTTCAGCTCGACCTGGCTGCCCGAGGCCTCGTCCTCCGTCGTGACCTGCGCCCACACACCCGTCCGCGCATCGGTCGCCGCGACCGTCAGGGGCCCCTCGTCGCCGCCCTCGGCCATCATCGCGATCCCCGGTACCGACACGGCGAACACCACCGACGCGGCCAGGGCGAACAGCATGCGTCTGCGGCCGGCCCGGCGCCGGGTCGCCACCTCGGCCAGCAGCCGGTCCAGCATGCGCGGCCCGGGCTGCGCCGTCGGGTGCACGAACCGTGGCGTCGCCCGGCGGTACAGCATCAACTGCCGTGCCGTCGGGCCGAATTCCGTCACCTCTGCGGCGCACCGAGGGCACTCCATGAGGTGGTCCTCGAAGCGGAAGGCCTCCGCCTCGTCCAGCACGCCGAGCGCGTAGGCGCCGACGTCGCGATGCCGTTCCAGGGACCTCATGCCGAATCCTCGTGCCGTTGGGTGCGGGTGGGGTTACTCCTTGCTCCCACCGGTACGGACCAGGCAGCGGAATCACTCAAGCCGGTGACACAATCGCAACCAAAGGATTCGGAGCGCTCCGGCCCGCGGATTGGTCCGGGGCCGCAGAAATCTAAAAAAGATGGATGGCGAGGTGTCCCAGCGGCAGTCCGAGCTGCCAGGCGGGCGTCCAGACCTTCGGCCCCTCGTCCTCCCCGACCACCGGAGCGCCGCCCGGCACCGCGTTCAGGTCGGGCGCGAGCAGCTCCGTCTCCTGGAGCCAGCGCCAGGCCTCCTCCGCCAGGTCCAGGTCCGGCGCGGGCCGGCCCGACTGCGCGGCTCGGGCGGCGAGCTCGGCCAGCCGCTCGCGCACCCACTCCTGCCACGGCTGGTCGTACGCCGTCAGTGACAGCCAGGTCTCCAGCTGCGTGACGACCCGGATACCGGACAGCTCCCCCTCGGTGTCGGAGAGGAAGATGGTCAGCGCCAGGGCATCCCGCCCCGCGCGGAACTCGAAGGACGTCGGCGGCATCAGATCGCCGGTCCGCAGCAGTTCGTCGGCGATGTACTCGGCGTACAACCACGCCATGGGGACGGTCAGTTCGCCGCCGCCGTCCGTGTTCTCGTGACCTCTGTGCAGCATCCCTTCCTGCCTTCCTCCGGTACGTGCGCGTCGCCCGACACCGGGCCCCCGGGGCGCTGACGGCCCCATCCGGAACACGGATGGGAACAGCCGATTACTCAACCGGGGTCCTCAGCAAGGCGCTTTACGGAGGTTTGACTCAGTCATGGGTTTCAGCGCAGGTCGGCGGCGTATCCCGGAAGCACCCGGCGCAGGGCGCGCAGCGCGTAGTACGCGCGGGACTTCACGGTACCGGGCGGGATGCCGAGGGTCGCCGCGGCTTCCGCCACACTCGCCCCCTGGAAGTACACGAGCACCAGGACTTCACGGTGTTCCGGAGTGAGTGTCTTCACAGCTTGGCGGACGTCGAGCATCGCCGCGGCCCGCTCGGCGTGGTCGGAGATGACCCGCGCGTTCTCCAGCACCGCGTCGCCGACCTCGGCGGGCCGGGCCTGCCGGGCTCGCCGGGCGTCGATCGCGAGCCGTCGCCCGACGGTCATCAGCCAGGGCCGTACGGAGTCGAAGTCGTCGGCGCGCAGCGCCTCGGGGTGCTGCCAGGCACGCACCAGCGTCTCCTGGACCAGGTCCTCCGCGCGCTGCCGGTCGCCGTCGCAGAGCCGGAGCAGGAGCGCGAAAAGGGGCCGGCCGTGCTCCCGCTGCAGTGCGGCGAGCTCGTGCTCGGCGGTCGTCCCGTTCATGAGAGTGGATCCGGCCGTCATGGCCGTATGCCACCGCAGGGCGCAGCAGGGGGGACAGGGCACGTACCGGCCTGTGCGGCGGACGGTCGATCGCGTCGACGAACGGTTCGACGAACGGTCGGGGCGCCCGGCCATGTGGGTGCCGGACGGGCTGATGGGCGTGTCGGAGCCGCGTGGGGAGCTGTGAGCCTTCTTTCCTGTTCGTGTGTAAATACGACCACAACGCCCACAGTGGGGTGAATGGATGATCGCACGCAGTCGACAGGCGGCCCTGGCCCTGACCGTCGCCCTCGCCGCGGGTGCCGCCTGCCAGGCCCGCAGCCACGAACCCACCGGCCCCGGACGCCCGGCACCGTCCGTGGCCGGACCCCGCGGCTTCACACTGGTCGCCTCCGGCGACGTCCTCCCGCACAGCACGATCATCGACCGGGCCGGCTTCGACGCCGGCGGCACCGGCTACGACTTCCGGCCGATGCTCGCGGGGATCCGCTCCGTCGTCTCCCGCGCCGACGTGGCCCTGTGCCACATGGAGACCGTCTACGGCGCGAACGGCGACTACACCGGCTACCCCGCCTTCAAGTCCCCGCCCGAGGTCGCCCGGGCCCTCGCCGCCACCGGCTACGACGGCTGCTCCACCGCCTCCAACCACACCCTCGACGACGGCGCCGACGGCATCCGCCGCACCCTCGACGCCCTCGACCGCGCGGGCGTACGGCACGCCGGCTCGGCACGCGCCGAGGAGGAGGCCCGTACGGTGACGGTCCTCCAGGCGGGACCGGCGAAGATCGCCCACCTCGCCTACACCTACGGCACCAACGGCATCCCGCTCCCGGACGGACAGCCCTGGGCCGTGAACCTCATCGACGAGGCCCGGGTCCTCGCGGACGCCCGGGCCGCGCGCCGGGCCGGCGCCGACGTGGTCGTCGTCTCCCTGCACTGGGGCACCGAGTGGCAGGACGCCCCCGACGAGCAGCAGCTGACCCTGGCCCGCAGCCTCACCGCCGCCCGTAGCGAGGGCCGCCCCGACATCGACCTGATCCTCGGCACCCACGCGCACGTCCCGCAGGCCTACGAGAAGGTCAACGGCACCTGGGTGATCTACGGCATGGGCGACCAGATCGCCGGCGAGATGACCAACCACCAGGGCGCCCGGGACCCGCGCGGCAACCAGTCCACCCTCGGCCGCTTCACCTTCGCCCCGCCCGCCCGGCCGGGCGGGCGCTGGGAGGTGACGAAGGCAGAGTTCGTCCCGCAGCTGTTCGACGTCGACGCCGGCCGGGTCGTCAACCTCAACCGGGCGATCGCCCAGGGCGCCGGCGTCGAGGCCGTCCGCGACCGCATCCGCGACGTCGTGCTCAGCCGGGGCGCGGCCGAGGACGGCCTGGTGATGGGGGAGTAGGGCCTCACTCGCCGTCAGGGCGGCGCCTTGCCGGCTCCGAGCGACGGTAGGAGTACGCGAAGTAGACCACGAGCCTCAGCGCGAACCAGACGGCGAACCGCGCCCAGGCCACTGGAGGAAGGTGATGAGCCAGATCGACAAGACGATGCCCACCGCCGGCACGACCGGCATCCACGGCGTACGGAAGGTGCGCGGCAGGTCCGGCTGCCGGTGGCGCAGCACGATCACCGCCGCGCACACCACCACGAACGCCAGCAGGATGCCGATGTTGGTCAGCTCGGCCGCCTCGCCGATCGGCAGGAACGCGGCGATGGCGGCCGACGCGAACCCCACGATCCAGGTGACCCGCGTGGGCACGTGCCGCGTCGGGTGCGTCTTGGCGAACCACTGGGGCAGCAGCCCGTCACGGGACATCGAGAACCACACGCGGGTCACGCCCAGCATGAACGTCGGGCGCTCACCGTCCTGGTGACCGGGCTCGCCGTGGCGATCCTGGCCGGCTGGGGTCTCGTCGAGGCGTTCCCGGAACGCTGCCCCGCGGCGAACGCCTGGCCTGGGCGGCGAACCGGGTCCTGGGCGGCCTGGTGCCCGCGGGCAGCATCGACGGCCGCCCGCCGCACGCCCTGTTCTTCCTGCTCGGCCTGTTCGGCGCGCTCGCCCTGCTGAACGCCGCCGCCACCCTGTTCCGCTCGCAGCGCCTGGAAGCCGCCCTGCACGACGACGAGGAGGCCCGCATCCGCGCCCTCCTCGCCCGCTACGGCGACCAGGACTCCCTCGGCTACTTCGCCACCCGTCGCGACAAGGCCGTCGTCTTCTCGCCCAGCGGCAAGGCCGCCGTCACCTACCGCGTCGAGGCCGGCGTGTGCCTGGCGAGCGGGGACCCGGTGGGCGACCGGGAGGCCTGGCCGCACGCGATCGCCGCCTGGCAGGAGGTGGCCCGCCGACACGCCTGGGTGCCCGCCGTGATGGGCGCGTCCGAGGAGGGCGCCAGGGCCTTCGTCCGCGCCGGGCTCGGCGCGCTCCAGCTCGGCGACGAGGCGATCCTGCACGACCTCGACGGCCGCGACATGCGCGTCACCCGCCAGGCCGTCAACCGCGTCCGCCGCACCGGCGCGACCTGCCGCGTCCGCCGTCACTCCACCCTGGGCGAGGAGGAGACGCGGCAGATCGTCGAACGGGCCGACGCCTGGCGCGACACCGAGACCGAGCGCGGCTGCTCCATGGCCCTGGACCGGCTCGGCGACCCGGCCGACGGCGACTGCCTCCTCGTCGAGGCCCACGACAAGGACGGCCGCCTCCTCGCCCTCCAGTCCTTCGTGCCCTGGGGCAGGGACGGCGTCTCCCTGGACCTGATGCGCCGTGACCGCACCGCCCCCAACGGCGTCATGGAGTTCATGGTCGCCGAACTGTGCCACGCCGCACCGAAACTGGGCGTGCGCAGGATCTCGCTGAACTTCGCCGTCTTCCGCTCGGTGTTCGAGGAGGGCGCCCGCATCGGCGCCGGG
This region of Streptomyces caelestis genomic DNA includes:
- a CDS encoding CapA family protein, which produces MIARSRQAALALTVALAAGAACQARSHEPTGPGRPAPSVAGPRGFTLVASGDVLPHSTIIDRAGFDAGGTGYDFRPMLAGIRSVVSRADVALCHMETVYGANGDYTGYPAFKSPPEVARALAATGYDGCSTASNHTLDDGADGIRRTLDALDRAGVRHAGSARAEEEARTVTVLQAGPAKIAHLAYTYGTNGIPLPDGQPWAVNLIDEARVLADARAARRAGADVVVVSLHWGTEWQDAPDEQQLTLARSLTAARSEGRPDIDLILGTHAHVPQAYEKVNGTWVIYGMGDQIAGEMTNHQGARDPRGNQSTLGRFTFAPPARPGGRWEVTKAEFVPQLFDVDAGRVVNLNRAIAQGAGVEAVRDRIRDVVLSRGAAEDGLVMGE
- a CDS encoding SpoIIE family protein phosphatase translates to MADRGASALSLPDDWPAHPDAILALNRMGSFDWDLDTGLMQMDAQAHEVFDVRPDEYDDHPETLAQRVPPGEARRLDTAVTQALKDGSENYGAYFRIRCRDGSLRWTHTQGYIRRDGTGRPRRIIGIVRDATRELAESEARTDQAARDEARRQQTSVVELTTAALAHARTVQDVIDVLKDTHGLTHLGATSLVMGLVEAGRIRLVAEGPSDSFVPGTRITRIDEPYPMSEAVRTLAPCFIESPEEFAERYPILWPHITGLNITSAAYLPLIVQAQPIGAMGLLYSDRHGFTPEERNILVALGSSIAQSLQRAMFYEQEMDLAQGLQQAMLPRTIPSVPGADIAVRYRAATIGGSLGRDIGGDWYDLIPLPGGRVGAVIGDVQGHDTHAAAVMGQLRIVLRAYAAEGHTPATVMARASVFLHELDTDRSATCLYAEADLSTGVLQMVRAGHIDPLVRQTDGSCRRVTVPGGLPLGLSAEFGRLDYPVGTVELDPGETLLLCTDGLVEQPGADLDDGMRTLTALVATGPDDVRDLADRLIDVAAERGGDDDVALLLLRRRGPDGPQSGRRLQRHVAPGDPAALSEARHMIHTTVGVWGARDRADEIELVADELITNALLHTEGSAIVTLRALSGSERRLRVEVEDSSSALPRRREAGESGVSGRGLLLVELLTDVWGVEARGGGKAVWCEFVVPDLD
- a CDS encoding SpoIIE family protein phosphatase; amino-acid sequence: MDPPHPVPAGGGVRVGLKPGDRVLMYTDGVTEARGPTARSSGWSGSATTSSGRLRRASWRPRRCGASSTPSWTRPPAGCGTTRPTSCPSGRGPPR
- a CDS encoding sigma-70 family RNA polymerase sigma factor, giving the protein MTAGSTLMNGTTAEHELAALQREHGRPLFALLLRLCDGDRQRAEDLVQETLVRAWQHPEALRADDFDSVRPWLMTVGRRLAIDARRARQARPAEVGDAVLENARVISDHAERAAAMLDVRQAVKTLTPEHREVLVLVYFQGASVAEAAATLGIPPGTVKSRAYYALRALRRVLPGYAADLR
- a CDS encoding Fpg/Nei family DNA glycosylase, producing the protein MPELPEVEALKDFLAEHLVGHEIVRVLPVAISVLKTYDPPLSALEGHEVVAVRRYGKFLDVGTADGPHFVTHLARAGWLHWKDRLPDGPPRPGKGPLALRVALETGAGFDLTEAGTQKRLAVYVVADPQEVPGVARLGPDPLADDFDQARLAELLAGERRQLKGALRDQSLIAGVGNAYSDEILHAAKMSPFKLAASLTEEETGRLYAALRDTLTEAVERSRGVAAGRLKAEKKSGLRVHGRTGEPCPVCGDTVREVSFSDSSLQYCPTCQTGGRPLADRRMSRLLK
- a CDS encoding zf-HC2 domain-containing protein, with protein sequence MRSLERHRDVGAYALGVLDEAEAFRFEDHLMECPRCAAEVTEFGPTARQLMLYRRATPRFVHPTAQPGPRMLDRLLAEVATRRRAGRRRMLFALAASVVFAVSVPGIAMMAEGGDEGPLTVAATDARTGVWAQVTTEDEASGSQVELKVKDASGPRACHLVIIGLDGTEETATSWHGPGHDAHPNTMMASSSMHPAEIARYEIRSAAGEILVRLQPR